From a region of the Labrus mixtus chromosome 5, fLabMix1.1, whole genome shotgun sequence genome:
- the fgfr1a gene encoding fibroblast growth factor receptor 1-A isoform X1 — protein MPYRSEWSSSRKKASGCSSLSRMLMRPTLLLFLALFAQVLRTQCRPANTDEVSLETQPELFTLYPGDRLELECPAKDSLHAVNWTKDHVAVVDGEHTHIRNGQLEIETVELTDSGLYACTTFGNHSIVFNVTVDTLASSEDDDEDEESSSEEAKLLGSQKLLPMAPQWAHPEKMEKKLHAVPASKTVKFRCQASGNPTPTLKWYKNGKEFKRDHRIGGFKVRDHVWTIIMESVVPSDKGNYTCVVENQYGTINHTYQLDVVERSPHRPILQAGLPANRTAVVGSDVEFECKVFSDPQPHIQWLKHIEVNGSRVGSDGLPYVRVLKHSGVNSSDAQVLTLYNVTEEESGEYICKVSNYIGEANQSAWLIVNRYEPTAVPHNPPANHTYLEVVIYCVGFFFIAVMIAIVIIVKIRTSSKKSDFNSQLAVHKLAKSIPLRRQVSVDSSSSIHSGVMLVRPSRLSSSGSPMLSGVSEYELPQDPRWELPRDRLVLGKPLGEGCFGQVVMGEALGLDKEKPNRVTKVAVKMLKSDATEKDLSDLISEMEMMKIIGKHKNIINLLGACTQDGPLYVIVEYASKGNLREYLRARRPPGMEYCYNPDQVPVENMSIKDLVSCAYQVARGMEYLSSKKCIHRDLAARNVLVTDDNVMKIADFGLARDIHHIDYYKKTTNGRLPVKWMAPEALFDRIYTHQSDVWSFGVLLWEIFTLGGSPYPGVPVEELFKLLKEGHRMDKPSTCTHELYMMMRDCWHAVPSHRPTFKQLVEDLDRCLAMTSNQEYLELSMPLDQYSPSYPDTRSSTCSSGEDSVFSHDAGAEEPCLPKFPPHSNGAAIKKR, from the exons ATGCCATACCGGTCTGAATGGAGTTCCAGTCGCAAAAAAGCCAGCGGTTGTAGCTCCCTCAGCAGGATGCTGATGAGGCCAACTTTACTATTGTTTCTGGCTTTATTCGCCCAAGTTTTAAGGACGCAGTGCCGGCCTGCCAACACTGATGAAG TGTCATTGGAAACACAGCCGGAGCTCTTCACGCTTTACCCCGGGGATCGTCTCGAGCTAGAATGCCCTGCCAAAGACTCCCTCCATGCCGTCAACTGGACAAAGGACCATGTGGCAGTAGTGGacggagaacacacacacattcgtaACGGACAGCTGGAGATTGAGACAGTGGAGTTGACCGACTCCGGTCTGTACGCCTGCACCACCTTCGGCAACCACAGTATCGTCTTCAACGTCACAG TTGACACCCTGGCCtccagtgaggatgatgatgaagatgaagagtcCTCATCAGAGGAAGCCAAACTGTTGGGGAGTCAGAAGCTGCTGC caATGGCCCCACAATGGGCTCATCCagaaaaaatggagaaaaagctTCACGCTGTTCCGGCCAGTAAGACTGTGAAGTTTCGATGCCAGGCCAGCGGCAACCCTACTCCTACTCTGAAATGGTACAAAAACGGGAAGGAGTTCAAGAGGGACCATCGCATTGGGGGCTTCAAG GTCCGTGACCACGTGTGGACCATCATAATGGAGTCTGTAGTCCCCTCTGACAAGGGAAACTACACCTGTGTGGTGGAAAATCAGTACGGCACCATTAACCACACCTACCAGCTCGATGTAGTCG AGCGCTCTCCCCACAGGCCAATCCTGCAGGCTGGCCTTCCTGCTAATCGCACCGCCGTGGTGGGCAGCGACGTGGAGTTTGAGTGTAAGGTGTTCAGTGACCCCCAGCCTCATATCCAGTGGCTGAAGCACATCGAGGTCAACGGGAGCAGAGTTGGTTCTGATGGGTTGCCGTATGTCCGTGTGCTCAAG caTTCTGGGGTCAATAGCTCGGACGCTCAGGTGCTGACCCTCTACAatgtgacagaggaggagagcggagagtatatatgtaaagtgtccaaTTATATAGGAGAGGCCAATCAGTCGGCCTGGCTGATTGTCAACAGATATGAGCCCACAG CTGTACCACACAATCCTCCAGCCAACCACACCTACCTGGAGGTGGTCATCTACTGCGTGGGCTTCTTTTTCATTGCCGTCATGATCGCCATCGTGATCATCGTTAAGATTCGCACCTCCTCCAAGAAGAGCGACTTCAACAGTCAGCTGGCCGTCCACAAGCTGGCAAAGAGCATCCCACTGCGCAGACAG GTGTCTGTGGACTCTAGCTCCTCCATCCACTCTGGAGTGATGCTGGTCCGTCCCTCCCGCCTCTCCTCCAGCGGATCACCGATGCTGTCTGGGGTGTCTGAGTATGAACTACCCCAGGACCCTCGCTGGGAGCTTCCTCGAGACAG ACTTGTTCTTGGGAAGCCTCTGGGTGAAGGCTGCTTCGGTCAGGTCGTGATGGGTGAGGCGCTGGGCCTCGACAAAGAGAAGCCAAACCGTGTGACCAAGGTTGCCgtcaaaatgttgaaat ctgaCGCCACAGAGAAAGACCTGTCAGACCTGATTTCAGAGATGGAGATGATGAAGATCATCGGGAAGCACAAGAACATCATTAATCTGCTCGGAGCATGCACACAGGATG GTCCTCTTTACGTGATAGTGGAGTACGCCTCCAAGGGAAACTTGCGGGAGTACCTGCGAGCTCGTCGCCCGCCCGGCATGGAGTACTGCTACAACCCAGACCAGGTTCCTGTGGAGAACATGTCCATCAAAGACCTGGTGTCCTGTGCTTACCAAGTGGCACGAGGCATGGAGTATTTGTCCTCCAAAAAG TGTATCCACAGAGATCTTGCTGCTCGCAATGTTTTGGTAACCGATGACAACGTGATGAAAATCGCTGACTTCGGCCTGGCAAGAGATATCCACCACATCGATTACTACAAGAAGACCACCAAT GGTCGCTTACCAGTCAAGTGGATGGCTCCTGAGGCTCTGTTTGACCGGATATACACGCACCAGAGTGATGT ctggTCATTCGGGGTGCTGCTTTGGGAGATCTTCACTCTGGGAGGCTCTCCATATCCCGGAGTCCCAGTGGAGGAGCTGTTCAAGCTGCTTAAGGAAGGACACCGTATGGACAAGCCCTCAACGTGCACTCATGAGCT GTACATGATGATGAGAGACTGCTGGCATGCTGTTCCATCTCATAGACCAACATTCAAACAGCTGGTGGAGGACTTAGACCGCTGCCTGGCCATGACATCCAACCAG GAGTATTTGGAGCTGTCCATGCCTCTGGACCAATACTCCCCCAGTTACCCGGACACACGCAGCTCCACCTGCTCCTCGGGCGAGGACTCTGTCTTCTCCCACGATGCCGGAGCAGAGGAGCCCTGCCTGCCAAAGTTTCCCCCTCACTCTAACGGAGCGGCTATTAAGAAACGCTGA
- the fgfr1a gene encoding fibroblast growth factor receptor 1-A isoform X2 — protein sequence MPYRSEWSSSRKKASGCSSLSRMLMRPTLLLFLALFAQVLRTQCRPANTDEVSLETQPELFTLYPGDRLELECPAKDSLHAVNWTKDHVAVVDGEHTHIRNGQLEIETVELTDSGLYACTTFGNHSIVFNVTVDTLASSEDDDEDEESSSEEAKLLGSQKLLPMAPQWAHPEKMEKKLHAVPASKTVKFRCQASGNPTPTLKWYKNGKEFKRDHRIGGFKVRDHVWTIIMESVVPSDKGNYTCVVENQYGTINHTYQLDVVERSPHRPILQAGLPANRTAVVGSDVEFECKVFSDPQPHIQWLKHIEVNGSRVGSDGLPYVRVLKTAGLNTTDKEMEVLQLRNVSFDDAGEYTCLAGNSIGFSHHSAWLTVFEAVPHNPPANHTYLEVVIYCVGFFFIAVMIAIVIIVKIRTSSKKSDFNSQLAVHKLAKSIPLRRQVSVDSSSSIHSGVMLVRPSRLSSSGSPMLSGVSEYELPQDPRWELPRDRLVLGKPLGEGCFGQVVMGEALGLDKEKPNRVTKVAVKMLKSDATEKDLSDLISEMEMMKIIGKHKNIINLLGACTQDGPLYVIVEYASKGNLREYLRARRPPGMEYCYNPDQVPVENMSIKDLVSCAYQVARGMEYLSSKKCIHRDLAARNVLVTDDNVMKIADFGLARDIHHIDYYKKTTNGRLPVKWMAPEALFDRIYTHQSDVWSFGVLLWEIFTLGGSPYPGVPVEELFKLLKEGHRMDKPSTCTHELYMMMRDCWHAVPSHRPTFKQLVEDLDRCLAMTSNQEYLELSMPLDQYSPSYPDTRSSTCSSGEDSVFSHDAGAEEPCLPKFPPHSNGAAIKKR from the exons ATGCCATACCGGTCTGAATGGAGTTCCAGTCGCAAAAAAGCCAGCGGTTGTAGCTCCCTCAGCAGGATGCTGATGAGGCCAACTTTACTATTGTTTCTGGCTTTATTCGCCCAAGTTTTAAGGACGCAGTGCCGGCCTGCCAACACTGATGAAG TGTCATTGGAAACACAGCCGGAGCTCTTCACGCTTTACCCCGGGGATCGTCTCGAGCTAGAATGCCCTGCCAAAGACTCCCTCCATGCCGTCAACTGGACAAAGGACCATGTGGCAGTAGTGGacggagaacacacacacattcgtaACGGACAGCTGGAGATTGAGACAGTGGAGTTGACCGACTCCGGTCTGTACGCCTGCACCACCTTCGGCAACCACAGTATCGTCTTCAACGTCACAG TTGACACCCTGGCCtccagtgaggatgatgatgaagatgaagagtcCTCATCAGAGGAAGCCAAACTGTTGGGGAGTCAGAAGCTGCTGC caATGGCCCCACAATGGGCTCATCCagaaaaaatggagaaaaagctTCACGCTGTTCCGGCCAGTAAGACTGTGAAGTTTCGATGCCAGGCCAGCGGCAACCCTACTCCTACTCTGAAATGGTACAAAAACGGGAAGGAGTTCAAGAGGGACCATCGCATTGGGGGCTTCAAG GTCCGTGACCACGTGTGGACCATCATAATGGAGTCTGTAGTCCCCTCTGACAAGGGAAACTACACCTGTGTGGTGGAAAATCAGTACGGCACCATTAACCACACCTACCAGCTCGATGTAGTCG AGCGCTCTCCCCACAGGCCAATCCTGCAGGCTGGCCTTCCTGCTAATCGCACCGCCGTGGTGGGCAGCGACGTGGAGTTTGAGTGTAAGGTGTTCAGTGACCCCCAGCCTCATATCCAGTGGCTGAAGCACATCGAGGTCAACGGGAGCAGAGTTGGTTCTGATGGGTTGCCGTATGTCCGTGTGCTCAAG ACCGCTGGCCTTAACACCACGGACAAGGAAATGGAAGTCCTCCAACtgagaaatgtgtcttttgaTGACGCTGGGGAGTATACCTGCTTGGCGGGCAATTCTATCGGGTTCTCTCATCACTCTGCATGGTTGACCGTTTTTGAAG CTGTACCACACAATCCTCCAGCCAACCACACCTACCTGGAGGTGGTCATCTACTGCGTGGGCTTCTTTTTCATTGCCGTCATGATCGCCATCGTGATCATCGTTAAGATTCGCACCTCCTCCAAGAAGAGCGACTTCAACAGTCAGCTGGCCGTCCACAAGCTGGCAAAGAGCATCCCACTGCGCAGACAG GTGTCTGTGGACTCTAGCTCCTCCATCCACTCTGGAGTGATGCTGGTCCGTCCCTCCCGCCTCTCCTCCAGCGGATCACCGATGCTGTCTGGGGTGTCTGAGTATGAACTACCCCAGGACCCTCGCTGGGAGCTTCCTCGAGACAG ACTTGTTCTTGGGAAGCCTCTGGGTGAAGGCTGCTTCGGTCAGGTCGTGATGGGTGAGGCGCTGGGCCTCGACAAAGAGAAGCCAAACCGTGTGACCAAGGTTGCCgtcaaaatgttgaaat ctgaCGCCACAGAGAAAGACCTGTCAGACCTGATTTCAGAGATGGAGATGATGAAGATCATCGGGAAGCACAAGAACATCATTAATCTGCTCGGAGCATGCACACAGGATG GTCCTCTTTACGTGATAGTGGAGTACGCCTCCAAGGGAAACTTGCGGGAGTACCTGCGAGCTCGTCGCCCGCCCGGCATGGAGTACTGCTACAACCCAGACCAGGTTCCTGTGGAGAACATGTCCATCAAAGACCTGGTGTCCTGTGCTTACCAAGTGGCACGAGGCATGGAGTATTTGTCCTCCAAAAAG TGTATCCACAGAGATCTTGCTGCTCGCAATGTTTTGGTAACCGATGACAACGTGATGAAAATCGCTGACTTCGGCCTGGCAAGAGATATCCACCACATCGATTACTACAAGAAGACCACCAAT GGTCGCTTACCAGTCAAGTGGATGGCTCCTGAGGCTCTGTTTGACCGGATATACACGCACCAGAGTGATGT ctggTCATTCGGGGTGCTGCTTTGGGAGATCTTCACTCTGGGAGGCTCTCCATATCCCGGAGTCCCAGTGGAGGAGCTGTTCAAGCTGCTTAAGGAAGGACACCGTATGGACAAGCCCTCAACGTGCACTCATGAGCT GTACATGATGATGAGAGACTGCTGGCATGCTGTTCCATCTCATAGACCAACATTCAAACAGCTGGTGGAGGACTTAGACCGCTGCCTGGCCATGACATCCAACCAG GAGTATTTGGAGCTGTCCATGCCTCTGGACCAATACTCCCCCAGTTACCCGGACACACGCAGCTCCACCTGCTCCTCGGGCGAGGACTCTGTCTTCTCCCACGATGCCGGAGCAGAGGAGCCCTGCCTGCCAAAGTTTCCCCCTCACTCTAACGGAGCGGCTATTAAGAAACGCTGA